GCGACAACTGAGTCAGGTACGTTTTTATACACGACTGAACCCATGCCAATGATGGATTTATCCCCGATTGAGATTTTTTCTTTTAGTGCTGCACTGAGGCCGATATATGTAAATTTTCCGATTGAGACATTGCCGGCTATATTTCCAAAGCCTGAAATCATGCACCCTTCTTGAAGTAAATCATCATGTCCGATATTGCAGTGAGGTTGAATATAGACATAATCTTTTATTGTTACGTTGCATGAGATAAAGCAGCCATATTGAATTGTTACGCCTCGTCCTATAATTGTCGAGTCAGGTATATAAATATCAGGGTGAATTAATGAAGCCAGCTTTATATTATCATCGTCAAGTTTATGGAAAATTTTCTCACGTACTTGAGGCTCGCCTACAGCTACAGTTATTTCTGATGAGCCGACGTATTTATCGCAGAATTCTTCATAACTAATAACATTGATATTATTAACTTGTTTAGAATTAATTTCTACGTTCACAATAAAATATATTTCCGACCATTTTTGACTCTTAG
The Synergistaceae bacterium genome window above contains:
- a CDS encoding NeuD/PglB/VioB family sugar acetyltransferase codes for the protein MNKILGIFGAGGLGREVLELARIINAKSQKWSEIYFIVNVEINSKQVNNINVISYEEFCDKYVGSSEITVAVGEPQVREKIFHKLDDDNIKLASLIHPDIYIPDSTIIGRGVTIQYGCFISCNVTIKDYVYIQPHCNIGHDDLLQEGCMISGFGNIAGNVSIGKFTYIGLSAALKEKISIGDKSIIGMGSVVYKNVPDSVVALGNPARVIARNIDGKVFRH